One Candidatus Hydrogenedentota bacterium genomic window, CCCAGGTATCCACCATTCGTCAGTGTCCAGGCCGCGCCAGCTTCCCGAACAACATTAAATTGGGGAAGAATCGCCGGCCCGCCGGTGCGTGTGAATGGGTTCGGATTAAAATTGACCAGGAACGGCTCGCCGTTCATGGGATCTGCCGCGGGTAATGGTCCGGTCACCGCCTCGGCCTCAACGCGCCGCACGGCGCGGACCATGATTTCGTTGATGCGTACCGCCTCGTTGCCGGAGACCGTGTAGGAAATCCGGCGCTCCTCGGGGTTCCCGAATTCGCCCGCAACACCCGCCTCGAACATCCACCAGTCGTCGATGATTTCGAGGGTGCGGCTGAGATCCATGGTGGTGCGGAGGTGATCCTGCAGTTCGCCGAGCGGGAAGAGTTCGCCTTCGGGGATGCGCGAGCGGATGCCCTGGTTCTGCGGGAAGGGATCGTAGACGAAGGGCGCGCCGGCCTGCTGCGGGAGGCGGCGCTGGCGCTCGGTGCTGAGCACGGAGCGGCTGTGGTCGCGGTCGCGGTTGTCCACGATATCGACCGCCGCCTGCATCGCGCGGAGCACCGGATCGGCCGGGAACTCGGGGACGGATGCGGTCGGGCCGGAGGCGCCCGTGTACCACATGAGTCCGCTTGTGTTGGACCGGATATGGACATCCGCCTGGCGCAGGCCATCGGCAAAGCGGTTGGCCGCGAGTTGCTCGGGGATGGTTGGATCCGCCACCACCGGACGCGCGGTGACGGCCTCGTAGCCGTTGGAGAGGACGAGGTTGGCGGCGATCTGCTGGGTCGTGGCGAAGTTGTAGTCGAGCTTGTTGAGGGCGCGGATGCCGCTGCTGGCGGCGACGTAGTTCACGTTGCGATCGGCGCTGTAGGCCGAAATGTACGGCTGGAGGAGATCGCGGGTGCCGGCGCCAATCTGAACTGCGCGGTCCACCTGGAGCGTGTCCTGAAGCTGGAGGTCGCCGAGCTCGCCCACCTCGTTGATGCTGCCGTCGCCGTCGTTGTCGATGCCGTCCACAAAGCCGCTGATGTTGTAGGGGTTGGCGTCCTCGGCCACGAGGTTGCGCAGCGGGCGGTAGCGCTGGAGCTCGCCGGGCTCGTCGATGCCCTCGAAGGCGCCGAGCTGCGCGTAGTACTCGGCGTACCGCGTCTCGGCGAGTTCCAACCGCGCCAGACCCGCGTCCGCCGCGCTCATGGGATCGCCGGCCAGGTAGGCCTCGGCGCGCGGGCTCAGCGGCGGCAGGTAGAGCCCCTCGTCGATCAGGCCGTCGCCGTCGTCGTCGATGCCGTTGAGCGCCGTGAAGAGCGCGTTCGCGTTGTCGTCCACGCGCCCGTAGCCCGGCAACGCGATGTCCGCCTCATAGCCCGGTTGTGTGGGGACGTCCTTGGGCGTGCCGGTGCGGAGAGCCCAGAGGTGGCGAGCGGTAGCGACGCCGAGATCGGGCAGGTTGCGGGTTTCGATCTCCGCCGTCGTGGCGCCGCGGCCGAGCGATCGCACGACACCGTCGAGCAGCGGGTCGTAGTTGTGGCCGCCGGCCACGTTTACGTTCACTTTGCCGGCCTCGTCGCGCACGAGCACCGCCGCGCGCCCCGCCAGATCGCACACCGGCTCGCCGGAGTGCGTGATGATGATGCGCGTCCCGATGTTCAGCCCCCGATAGTTCACCGTGGTTCCCAGTCCGGGGCCGTAGGCCCCACTGGCCGGGAAGACCTGCACATCGAGATTCGCGGGGGAGGGGCTGCCGAGCAGGTCCTTGTTTATCCGCGTGTATTCCTTGAGCCGGGCCACCGCGTCGCTGCCGTTGCTTGTGGCGATGTTCGCTTCGATGATGGAATTGCCCGCGTTGAAAGGAGTAGCATCCTTAACGCCGGAGTCGCGGAAGCCCTGAAGGTCGCCTGCCGCGGGTATGACATACGCATACACGTGGTAGTCGTTGATGAGCATGTCGAGGTCGTTGTCGATGCGATCGACATCAGCCGCCGTCAAGGTGACCGTTCCGCCAGGTTCACCCAGTACCGGAACCGTAATCTGATCGGGCAAGGTAATTGTGAGCGGAACCAGATTCCCGTTGATATCCGGCACCAGGTCGGGCACGACGCCATCGCCATTCAAGTCGATTGGAATCGTAATGCCCGGCAGGGGCGCGGTGAGGAAATACTTATCCTCCGCGGGATCGTCAACGAGACCATTGCCATCGTTGTCGAGCCCGTCGCCGCTGACGCGATCCGGGCCCAAGCCGTGATAAACGAATATCCCCAGTTCCGTGGGGCCATCGCCGCGTTCGGGGGATTCATCCACCAGGCCGTTGAGGTTGTTGTCGATGCCGTCGTCGAACATCCGGGCGCCGGTGAATTCATTGATTACCTCGCCGCCGCTGAAGAACTTGTCCTGCGCGATCGGGATCCAGATGGAGTCGCGCAGGCCGTCGCCGTCGTTGTCGATATCGGTCCAGGTGTGGATCCATTCGAGCGGATAGAGCTGGGGAACCTGCGAGAAGCCGTCGTAGATGTCGGGAATGAAGTTGGCGTTCAGGTCGCCCGCGCCGAAGAAGGCCGGCGTGACAAAGGGCGGGCGGTCGCGGTCCGCCAGGAAGAAATTACTCGCGGGCAGGACGCTCGGCGGCCCGCCAAGATCCACGGCGTTTTCGGCGTAGAGGTAGGGCGTGGAACCCTCAATGCGCGGGTAGTACAGCCAGTCGCGCGAGAGCGGCCCGCCGAAAAGCCGCTCGCTGTAAAAGACGGTTCCATCCGGGCGGGTAAAGCCGACTTCGGGCATGGTGACTGGCGACAGGTCGACCAGGGGCACGCCGCCCGCCTGCAATGGCACGCCGTTGCGCAGGGCCCACTGCTTGCCGGCCGCCCAGGCGCCGTTGTAGAGCACGAAGGGCTTGAAGTCGGTGGAGGTCGCGTTGGGGTGCTTCAGGAAATCGCGGTTGAGCTCGGACATCACCTGCGCCAGGACGCCGTCGACCAGCAAATCGGCCTGGACGGTGTTGCGCACGTTGGTGGCGTTGTCCACTTCGGCGCGGCTGACGCCGTAGAAGGTGAGGGCGACCGCCAGGAGGACGGTCATAATCGCGACGGCGATAATGAGCGCGGCGCCGCGTTCACCGGCGCGCTTGCGCCGCCTTGTGCTGTGCATCGTGTTCATCCGTACTACACCTCTCGCTCGCCGCATTCCCTGCGGCCCACTCCACTGCCCGGCGCCGGCCCCAATGGCCCGCGCCCGCACCGCCCGCGGGATCCGTCCCGCCGGGCCACCGCCACCGCGCGCCGCTACAGCGCGCCGCCCGGCCCCTGCGCGATCGCCGTGCTGGACGATCGCCCCTGGGCGGAGGGCACATGAATGGCCTGAATAAACAACCGGCGCACATCGGCGGCGTTGGGATCGCGCTTGGACCGCGTTATCCAGATCTGCGGCGTGACCACGGCCGGGATCCGGGGCGCCAGAGGCGATCCCAGGTTTTTCCTGCTGGAGCGATCGCCCAGAAGGTTGTCCGCCAGCCGGTTGTCCGCAATAACGAGGTCCGCGTTGTTGATCGCGGCGCCGCCGTTCACCAGCATGGGCACGCTCCGCATCCGCGGATCCGCCGCATCTGGATCGTCCGGATCGCGCAGGTTCTGAAAATCGTTGAAATACGGGAGCGGGACGTGTTCCCCGTTGCCGTAGGTGAAGCGGAGGTCCGCGTCGAGCGCGTCGATGGGCTCGAAGACGCCGAAGCCCACCGGGATCGGCGCGCTGAAGGCGGGATTGAAGACCGAGGCGCGCGCGATGACCCCGTCGGCCACCACGTACTCGTTCACGATCTTGCGATCGGTGTTCGGGAGCACCGAGTCCTCGTCGTACCAGTACGGCGTGATGGCGCGGAATGCGCCGTCGTAGATGTCGCCGGAGAGCCAGCGCACCCAAAACTCCCGCTTGCGGGCGTTGATAATCTGCTGGAAGGTATCGCGGCCCAGGACGCGGAGGTAGAGCCGGTCGCCCGTGATCGGGTGCGCCCAGCCGCCCGGTTGAATGGGCGGATAGTTGATGTCCTGATACCTGGACCGCAGATCGGTGGCGTTGTTGCCCGGGACCGGGTTCAGTGCGGAAACGACGAACTCCAACTGCGCCGCGCCTTCCGGAGAGGCGGACAGCTGATCCTCGGTTGGGTCGACGGGGTCGATATAGGGCCAAGGCAGTTCTAAGCCGGTCTCCACGGTCATGTTGAAGGTGTTGAGGTCGCTCAGGCCGGGCTCCTCGAAGCGGATGAGGCTTTCGAGCTGGAGCTCGACATTCAATTCCACGATGGCGTCGTCGGGCACGTCCGAGGCGACGGTTCCGAGGCCATACGCGACCACCAGGCTGTCCACGACGGCGTTGGCCTGGTTGGCCACGGCGGTTCCGGAAAGGCCCTGCTCCCGGAAGAGGCGGGAGGCCTGCCGGTGCACCGCCTGCCGGATGGTGAGCCAGGGCTCGCGGAGCGTCGTGCGGAAGGGCGGATTCTTCAGCTCGGGGTGAAACGCGTAGGTCACGCGGCCGAGCTTACCGTCTTCGAGCGCCCCGACGAACATGAAGGCGTCGTGGCGCCCGTAAAAGTTGTACATATCGCCAAATTCGCGGCTGGTGAAGGCGCCGTTGAGGTCGCGGCTGATCGTGGTCATCGCCATGCGGCCCTGCTCGAAGGCCGCGATGCTGGCGTAGCCCTGGCGCACGGAATGCACCGCCGAGGTGAACAGGGTGGACAGGGCCGCCCCGAGAATCAGGAAGATCGCCATGGCGACCAGCAGTTCGGTGAGGGTGAAGCCCGCCGACCGCCGTTTTACTCGCGTTATGTTCGTGCCCATCCCTGGCGCCTCGTTATGGTTGCGTGACATAGGTGACAAACCGCTCGCGGCGGCCGTCGTACATTTCGACATTGAAGGTGACCCGGTAGAGGTCCACGTCGCTGCTGACGCGCTGCACGGAGCTGGTCCACGACTTGTACATGCCGTAGCTGCCGCCCGCCGCCTCCATGTTCCGGTAGGCGTTGGCGCTGGCCCACGCGAGCAGGCCCTCGATGCCGCCGGCGCGGAGCTGGCCGAGTTCCGTCTTCGCGAGAAACGCCGTCTGCTGGCGCTCGTTGGCCAGGCGGGTCTGCCGCACCGACTGCGGGAAGAGCCGCATGATGGCGATAATCCCGATCGACAGGATGGTCAGCGCGACCATGACCTCGATCAGCGTGAATCCGCGGTTGTCTGTCCGATACATGGCGCACCTCATCAGAAATCGTCCGGCACGCTGATGCGCGCGGTGGACCTGTGCAGGTAGATCTTGCGGTGGCGGAGGTTGGAACCGCCACTGCCGTCGTCGAAGCTTGTCGATTCGGGGAAGATCAGCCGCTCTTCGAGCGGGCGGTCCGCCCCGGGGGCGATGAACATGGTGTAGCGCTCTCGCCCGCAATCGCCGCACTCGGGATCTTCAAACTGATCCGGCACGGCGAGCCGCCCGCCGGGCCTGAAGACGTGCGCGGGAAAGGCCGCCGCACTCCAATTGCCCGGGGCCGACATGTAATTCAGCAAATCGATTCCCGACAGGCCGACGGGCATCCCCAGGGCGACCTGAACGCCACTCATGCCCAGACTCCCGATTACGTTCACATCGGCATCGAAGCGGGCGTAGTTCGAGTAATCGAACTCCGAGTAGTAGGGCGCCCACGTCGCGGGCGCGCCGCCTACGCTGAGCGGGTTCGGATCCTGGAGCAGGATGGTCATGCCGAAGGGCAGCGGCGTAAACTCGCCCAGCTCGCCGGGGATCGGCACATACATGCCCGAAATCGGGCCCATGGTCGAGGGAAGCTGGTACATCACGGCGGCCGCCTCGATCTGGCGGACGGGAGCGCCGGAGAACGAATCGACGACCGGGCGCGCCACGGGCTGGTTGGCCACGGCGCCCCAGGCCTCCTCGGCGGCGTAGTTGTCCATGCTGTAGACCACGGCGGCGTTGACGTTGTAGGTGCGGGAGTAGATCTGCGCGGCGCGCAGGTGCTTGTCCACCTCGGAGACGGCGCGCTTGAACTCGTCGCGCGAGAAGGCGCCGAGCCGCGCGAGGCCGGGGATGGCGATCGCCGAGAGGAGCGCGATCACGCCCAGCACCACCAGCACCTCCACCAGCGTGAAGCCGGTGTTCGCCTTGCGTTGTCCGCCGTTCATCTCAGGTCTCCTGTGCCGCCCGCCGGGGTCCCGCCGCGGGGGAAAGGCGGCGCCGGCCGGCCCGCGCGGGCACGGCCGGCGCCCGCTCAAATCAGTTGTAGAACACCATGAAGGACTGCTCTTTGTCCCAGTTGTTGATGTCGTCGCCACCGCCCATCAACTCGGGCTCCTGTCCATCTTCGTAGTTCGAAAGGCTGTTCGGCGTGTAGGTCACGGCGCCCGGATTGTTCGGGTCCGGGGCGGTGTAACGCGCCTGGCCGCTATTCAGGTTTGCGCCGTAGGACCAGATGTACACTTCCTTCTGCTTGTTCGCGGGCGCGCCAATACGCTCAATGATCTCGCCGGTCCCCGGGTCAATCAGGCTGAAACCCGCCCCGGACACCAGCGTAAGGGCGTCCTCGAGGTCGGCGGGCTTGTCGCCCGGAAGCATCGGCGTGCCGGGCGCCGGTTCCACCGCGCGATACACGCGGAACGGGATCAGGCCATAGCGCGCCGGCCACGGCCCGGGGTACACCCGGTACAGGTTGCCCCACGGATCGTAGGCCAGATCGGTCATGTACGACGTGCCCAGATTCCGCACCACGTCCACGCGCATGAGGTTAATTCCATTGGTGCTGGTGCGCTGGTTGGTGTCCAGCGCGCCGCGGCCCTTGCGGAGAAGCGCGGTGACGGTTTCCGTGTATACCTGGATGACATCTTCGAAATCGTTGTCCGTCCACGTATAGTGGTCGCCGCCGAGCTGGTCCACGAAGTATTCCGGATCGAAGATGTCCGCCAGGCCGGGGCGCCCGGCGTCGGACAGCATCTTCGTGATCGCCAGTTCCATGTTCCTGATTTCCGTGATCGCCTGGGTGGCCCGCCCGCGGGCGATCCAGCGCTGCACATTGGGGATGGCGATCGCGGCGAGGATGGCGATGATCGCCATCACCACCAGCAGCTCCACCAGCGTAAAACCTTTGTTCCGTTTCATTGCTCGTTTCCTCCCTGACGGCGCCGCCGGCGCCGGCCATGGACTTCATTTAGGCCGACTGTCGTCAGCTGCCCGGGTTATTGATCTGGTCGCCCAGGGTGAAGATCGGCAGGTACAGCGACACCACGATGAAGCCGATGATACCGCCCAGCACCACGATGATGATGGGCTCCATCAGCGTCAGCATGGCCTCGACGGCCACCTCCACTTCCTGGTCATAAATATCGGCCACCTTGTTCAACATGGCGTCGAGCTGGCCGGTCTCTTCGCCGACGTCGATCATATTGACCACCATCGGCGGGAACACCTTGGTTTCGTCGAGCGGCGCCGCGATGGTGTCGCCCTCCTTGATGCTGTCGTGGACCTTGTCGACGGCGTCCTGGATGACGCTGTTGCCGATGGTCTCGCGCGTAATTTTCAGCGCCTGGAGGATCGGCACGCCGGAGGTAATCAGGGTGCCCAGGGTCCGGGCGAAGCGCGCCACGCCCACCTTGGTCACCAGGTCGCCGAGCACCGGGAGTTTCAGGCTCACAATATCGAAGATGCGCTGGATGAACCGTATCTTGAGCAGCAATTTGATCGTGATAATGGTGGAATTGATCACGAGGAGCACGATCCACCACTTGTACACCATGAAATCGCCCGCCGCGATGAGGAAGCGCGTCGGCGCGGGCAGCTGGCCGCCGAGTTCCCCGAATATTTCGGCAAACACGGGCACCACCTTGATAAGCAGGAACGACACGATGGCGGCGGCGATGACGAGCACCGCGATCGGGTATACCATGGCGCCCTTGACGCGGCGCTTGAGCGCTTCGCGGCGTTCCAGGAAGTTCGCCACGCGCTGCAACACGACTTCGAGCTGGCCGCCGACCTCGCCGGCGCGGACCATGTTCACGTAGAGCCGGTCGAACTGCCGGGGGTGCTTCGCGAGCGCCTCGGAGAAGGTGGAGCCAGTCTGGATGTCCTGCGCGCATTCCTTGAGGATATCGCGCAGCTTGCAGGGTTTGAGCTGCGCGATGAGCACGTTGATGCTGCGCAGCAGGGGCAGGCCCGCGTCGATCAGCGTGGAAAGCTGGCGCGTCATCACCACGATTTCCTTGTTCTTCACGCCGCCGAAGTAGAGCTCGTCGATGCCCTTCTTCTCCTTGCGGGCCCGCTTCTCGTCGCGCTTGGTCGCCTCGCGCACCGACGTCGGGTAGAGCCCCAGCGTGCGCACGTCGTTGATCGCCAGCGCCTTGCTGTCCGACTGCACTACGCCGAATACCTGCTTGCCTTCCTTGTTCAAGGCCTTGTAGGCGTACTTGGGCATGGGGGTTCTCCTGGCTTACTCTTTGTAGCTGTCGGTGTGGTAGAGCACTTCGGCGGCGCTGGTGATGCCCTGGGCCGCCTTCAGGAGGCCGGCTTCGCGCAGCGTCATCATGCCCAGGTGCTTGCGGGCGTAGTCGCGGATGTCCATGGCCATGGCGCGCTCGATCACCAGGTCCCGGATGTTTTCATCCACCGTAATCATCTCGTACAGGCCGGTGCGGCCGTTGTAGCCGGTGTACTCGCAGTTCACGCAGCCCTTGGGCTTCACCAGCTGGAACTTCGGGTCGTCCCGCCAGTTCTTGGGGATGTCGAGCTCGTCCATTTCCTTCGGATCGGGCTTGTAGGTCTCGCGGCAGAAGCGGCAGACCTTCCGGCAGAGCCGCTGCGCGAGCACCGCTTCCAGCGACGCCGTGATCAGGAAGGGCTCCACGTCCATGTCGAGCAGGCGCGTGATGGTCTCGGGCGCGCTGTTGGTGTGGAGCGTGCTCAGCACCAGGTGGCCCGTGAGGGAGGCCTCGACCGCGATCTGCGCGGTCTCCAGGTCGCGGATCTCGCCCACCATCACGATGTCGGGGTCCTGGCGCAGAATCGAGCGAAGGCAGCGCGCGAAGGTCAGGCCCACGTCCTCGTTTACGTTGCACTGGATCAGGCGATCAATCTGGAATTCGACCGGGTCTTCCGTGGTGATGATCTTCACGTCGGGCTGGTTGAGGATGTTCAGGCAGGCGTAGAGCGTGGTCGTCTTGCCCGAACCCGTCGGCCCGGTCACCAGCATGATGCCGTTGGGCTTGTGGATGACTTCGTCGATCTTGTGGAACACGTCTTTCGGGAAGCCGAGGGCGAAGAGGTCGTGCTTGACGGCGTTCCGGTCCAGGATACGCATGACGACGCTTTCGCCGTAGAGGGTCGGCAGCGTGGAAACGCGGATGTCGATGATGGTGTCGCCAACCTTCAGCTCGATGCGGTTATCCTGGGGGAGGCGCCGCTCGCTGATGTCCATGTTGCAGATGACCTTGATGCGCGAGGTCAGCGCGAGCGCGAGCTGCTTGGGCGGGCTCACGATCTCGAGCAGGATCCCGTCCACGCGCACGCGGATGCGGAAGGTATCCTCGTACACCTCGAAGTGAATATCGGAGGCGCGCTTGAGCACGGCCTCCAGGAACACGAGGTTCACGATCTTGATCACTTCGGGCTGCTGGGCCAGCTCCACCAGGTTGTCGACGTCGCCCTGGACTTCCTGGATCTTCTGCTCTTCCAGGCTCAGCTCCGCCGTGCCAACGCGCTCCTGCAGGTCCAGCAGCATTTCGTGGAGCGATTCGCCCTCGAAGCTGTAGTTGTTCTTCCAGGCGTTGGAAACGTCCTGCTGGTTGCTGACCGCGCCCTGCACCTCGAGGCCGGTGATCTGCTGGAGGTCGTCGAGCACCTGGAGGTTCAGCGGATCCGCCATCGCCACGATCAGCCGGCCGTTGGCCTTGCGGATCGGGATAATATTGTAGAACTTGGCGACGTCCGGCGTGACGGTGCGGATGACCTCCTCGCTGATCTTCAGTTTGGAGAGGTCGACGCGCTCCATGCCGGACTGCACGCCGAGGGACTCGATGATGTCCTGCTCCTCGCACAGGCCCATCGTCACCAGCACGCGCCCGAGCATGTCGCCCGTCAGGCGCTGGCGCTGGAGCGCCTCGTCCAGCTGGAGCGGGCTGATTACGCCCTGCTCGACCAGGATGTCACCGAGCTGTTTTTCGCGGCTTCCGAGTGTGCTCATGATCCCTTACCCGCCGCCGGTGCGACCGGTGCGGGCCCTCCTTCGAGCCCGAGGGCCCGGGCGTTGACTTCGAACTCGTCGCGGTACTGCGCCCTGGAAGCGCAATCCTCGTACTTGCAGATCCCCTTGCGGTAAAGCGCCAGAAGGTGCTCGTCGAGAAGGTTCATGCCGTACTTGTGGCCGGTCTGGATGGCCGACGTGATACGGTAGGTCTTGTTTTCGCGGATCAGGTTCTGGATGGCGGGCGTCGTGATCATGATTTCGAACGCGGCCACGCGGCCGAACCCGCTCTTGCGCGGCACCAGCGACTGCGATATCACCGCCTTGAGGTTGCCCGCGAGCTGCGTCCGGATCTGCTCCTGCTGGTTGGTCGGGAAGGCGTCCACCAGCCGGTCCACCGTGCGCACCGCGCCGGTCGTGTGCAGGGTGCCGAACACCAGGTGGCCGGTTTCCGCCGCGGTCACCGCCGCCTCGATCGTTTCGAGGTCGCGCATTTCGCCCACGAGAATCACGTCCGGGTCCATGCGCAGCGCGCGCCGGAGCGCCTCGGAGAAGGTGGGCACGTCGACGCCCACCTCGCGCTGCGTGATGATGCTCTTCTTGTGGTAGTGGTAGTACTCGATCGGGTCCTCGATCGTGATGATGTGGTGGTCGTACGTGATGTTGATCCAGTCGATCATCGTCGCGAGGCTGGTCGATTTACCGGAACCCGTCGGGCCGGTGACCAGAATGAGACCGCGCGGCTGGGAGATAATCTCCTTGAGCCCCATGGGCAGCCCGATTTCCTCGAAGGTCAGGAGCGTGCGCGGGATCAGGCGCAACACCATGCCCACATAGCCGCGCTGCTTGAAGACGGAGACGCGGAACCGGGCCACGTCCTCAAACGCGAAACCGAAGTCCGTCCCCCCGACCTCCTGCAGCTCCTGCTGGTTGTCCACCGACGCGATGCTTTTCATCAGACTCTCGGTGTCTTCGGCCGTCAGCGGGTTGTCCCCGAAAAACTGCATGTGCCCGTGCACGCGGCCGGCCGGCGGGTCGTCGACCGCAATGTGCAGGTCGGAACCGTCCCGGTCGATCAGCATCCGGAGCAAACTCACCATCTCGTAGGCCATGTATATCTTCTCCCAGGTGGGCCTTTCTATCTATCAGGGGACTAATCCGGCCGAACGACCTTCTTGAGGGGATCGTCCAGGCGGGTTCTGCGGTTTACTTCTTCGAGGGTCGTGATGCCGTTGAGCGCCTTCTTCCAGGCGTCCTCGCGCATCGTCACCATGCCCGACTCGCGGGCCGCGCGCTTGATGTTCGTCGCGGTCTCGCTCTTCATGAGCAGCTGCCGGATGCGATCGTTCGTCACCAGCAGCTCGTACACGCCGAGACGCCCCGCGTGGCCGGTGTCGTTGCAGTTGTCGCACCCCTTGCCGTGGAACAGCTCCACCTCCTCCATATTCACCGGGAAGCCCAGGCGGCCGATCTCGGTCAGATCGGGCTCGCAGCGCTCCTTGCAGTTCGTGCAGATCGTCCGCACGAGGCGCTGCGCCAGAATAGCGCGCACGCCCGACGCCACGAGGTAGGCCTTGATCCCGATATCGATAAGACGGGTGAACGAACTGGCGGTGTCGTTCGTGTGCAGCGTGGAGAACACCAGGTGGCCGGTGAGGGCCGCCTTGATCGCGATTTCGGCGGTCTCGCTATCGCGGATTTCGCCCACCATCACGATGTCCGGGTCCTGGCGGAAAATGGCGCGCAGCGCGCGCGTGAAGTCGAAGCTGATTTCGTGGTGGATCTGCACCTGGTTGATGCCGGCGAGCTGGTATTCGACCGGGTCCTCCACCGTGATGATCTTCACGTCGGGCTTGTTCAGGTTGTGCAGGGAGGCGTAGAGCGAGGTCGTCTTGCCGGAACCCGTCGGGCCGGTGACCAGGATAACGCCGGTGCTCAGCCCCAGGAGCTGCTCCCAGCGGCGCTGGTGCT contains:
- a CDS encoding prepilin-type N-terminal cleavage/methylation domain-containing protein, whose translation is MGTNITRVKRRSAGFTLTELLVAMAIFLILGAALSTLFTSAVHSVRQGYASIAAFEQGRMAMTTISRDLNGAFTSREFGDMYNFYGRHDAFMFVGALEDGKLGRVTYAFHPELKNPPFRTTLREPWLTIRQAVHRQASRLFREQGLSGTAVANQANAVVDSLVVAYGLGTVASDVPDDAIVELNVELQLESLIRFEEPGLSDLNTFNMTVETGLELPWPYIDPVDPTEDQLSASPEGAAQLEFVVSALNPVPGNNATDLRSRYQDINYPPIQPGGWAHPITGDRLYLRVLGRDTFQQIINARKREFWVRWLSGDIYDGAFRAITPYWYDEDSVLPNTDRKIVNEYVVADGVIARASVFNPAFSAPIPVGFGVFEPIDALDADLRFTYGNGEHVPLPYFNDFQNLRDPDDPDAADPRMRSVPMLVNGGAAINNADLVIADNRLADNLLGDRSSRKNLGSPLAPRIPAVVTPQIWITRSKRDPNAADVRRLFIQAIHVPSAQGRSSSTAIAQGPGGAL
- a CDS encoding prepilin-type N-terminal cleavage/methylation domain-containing protein → MYRTDNRGFTLIEVMVALTILSIGIIAIMRLFPQSVRQTRLANERQQTAFLAKTELGQLRAGGIEGLLAWASANAYRNMEAAGGSYGMYKSWTSSVQRVSSDVDLYRVTFNVEMYDGRRERFVTYVTQP
- a CDS encoding prepilin-type N-terminal cleavage/methylation domain-containing protein translates to MNGGQRKANTGFTLVEVLVVLGVIALLSAIAIPGLARLGAFSRDEFKRAVSEVDKHLRAAQIYSRTYNVNAAVVYSMDNYAAEEAWGAVANQPVARPVVDSFSGAPVRQIEAAAVMYQLPSTMGPISGMYVPIPGELGEFTPLPFGMTILLQDPNPLSVGGAPATWAPYYSEFDYSNYARFDADVNVIGSLGMSGVQVALGMPVGLSGIDLLNYMSAPGNWSAAAFPAHVFRPGGRLAVPDQFEDPECGDCGRERYTMFIAPGADRPLEERLIFPESTSFDDGSGGSNLRHRKIYLHRSTARISVPDDF
- a CDS encoding prepilin-type N-terminal cleavage/methylation domain-containing protein, whose amino-acid sequence is MKRNKGFTLVELLVVMAIIAILAAIAIPNVQRWIARGRATQAITEIRNMELAITKMLSDAGRPGLADIFDPEYFVDQLGGDHYTWTDNDFEDVIQVYTETVTALLRKGRGALDTNQRTSTNGINLMRVDVVRNLGTSYMTDLAYDPWGNLYRVYPGPWPARYGLIPFRVYRAVEPAPGTPMLPGDKPADLEDALTLVSGAGFSLIDPGTGEIIERIGAPANKQKEVYIWSYGANLNSGQARYTAPDPNNPGAVTYTPNSLSNYEDGQEPELMGGGDDINNWDKEQSFMVFYN
- the gspF gene encoding type II secretion system inner membrane protein GspF, encoding MPKYAYKALNKEGKQVFGVVQSDSKALAINDVRTLGLYPTSVREATKRDEKRARKEKKGIDELYFGGVKNKEIVVMTRQLSTLIDAGLPLLRSINVLIAQLKPCKLRDILKECAQDIQTGSTFSEALAKHPRQFDRLYVNMVRAGEVGGQLEVVLQRVANFLERREALKRRVKGAMVYPIAVLVIAAAIVSFLLIKVVPVFAEIFGELGGQLPAPTRFLIAAGDFMVYKWWIVLLVINSTIITIKLLLKIRFIQRIFDIVSLKLPVLGDLVTKVGVARFARTLGTLITSGVPILQALKITRETIGNSVIQDAVDKVHDSIKEGDTIAAPLDETKVFPPMVVNMIDVGEETGQLDAMLNKVADIYDQEVEVAVEAMLTLMEPIIIVVLGGIIGFIVVSLYLPIFTLGDQINNPGS
- the tadA gene encoding Flp pilus assembly complex ATPase component TadA, whose protein sequence is MSTLGSREKQLGDILVEQGVISPLQLDEALQRQRLTGDMLGRVLVTMGLCEEQDIIESLGVQSGMERVDLSKLKISEEVIRTVTPDVAKFYNIIPIRKANGRLIVAMADPLNLQVLDDLQQITGLEVQGAVSNQQDVSNAWKNNYSFEGESLHEMLLDLQERVGTAELSLEEQKIQEVQGDVDNLVELAQQPEVIKIVNLVFLEAVLKRASDIHFEVYEDTFRIRVRVDGILLEIVSPPKQLALALTSRIKVICNMDISERRLPQDNRIELKVGDTIIDIRVSTLPTLYGESVVMRILDRNAVKHDLFALGFPKDVFHKIDEVIHKPNGIMLVTGPTGSGKTTTLYACLNILNQPDVKIITTEDPVEFQIDRLIQCNVNEDVGLTFARCLRSILRQDPDIVMVGEIRDLETAQIAVEASLTGHLVLSTLHTNSAPETITRLLDMDVEPFLITASLEAVLAQRLCRKVCRFCRETYKPDPKEMDELDIPKNWRDDPKFQLVKPKGCVNCEYTGYNGRTGLYEMITVDENIRDLVIERAMAMDIRDYARKHLGMMTLREAGLLKAAQGITSAAEVLYHTDSYKE
- a CDS encoding type IV pilus twitching motility protein PilT, with the protein product MAYEMVSLLRMLIDRDGSDLHIAVDDPPAGRVHGHMQFFGDNPLTAEDTESLMKSIASVDNQQELQEVGGTDFGFAFEDVARFRVSVFKQRGYVGMVLRLIPRTLLTFEEIGLPMGLKEIISQPRGLILVTGPTGSGKSTSLATMIDWINITYDHHIITIEDPIEYYHYHKKSIITQREVGVDVPTFSEALRRALRMDPDVILVGEMRDLETIEAAVTAAETGHLVFGTLHTTGAVRTVDRLVDAFPTNQQEQIRTQLAGNLKAVISQSLVPRKSGFGRVAAFEIMITTPAIQNLIRENKTYRITSAIQTGHKYGMNLLDEHLLALYRKGICKYEDCASRAQYRDEFEVNARALGLEGGPAPVAPAAGKGS